Part of the Tachypleus tridentatus isolate NWPU-2018 unplaced genomic scaffold, ASM421037v1 Hic_cluster_2, whole genome shotgun sequence genome is shown below.
atttatctctgcttagtttttttgttgtagttatttggaatttttaaaaGAAGTTCTATATGTGGAATTCTGACTAACCAGTTGTTATTTCATCTAGAAACAGTTGAATATGTAGCTTTTTTTGTATTACATGGTTgatctttatattataaataattattatgttactgtgtagtaaattaaactttattggatgataaaacttaagtttttgtacaaataatttagtGCACTTACCCCCTGTCACAACTCACATTTCATCCTTCCATAACTTAGAAATAACAACGTACTTTTGTTCAggcaaatgtttcaacatttttctgCAGATGTTCTTCAGGTAAGTAGCTTAAGTGGGATGTATGTGTGGAAGGCTGTAAGCTTACAACTAACCCTGTAAAAGTGATATATTACAACAGTCTCTCTGTGATAACTTATAGTTGTTTGgctctgtttctttgttgttgttttcctgaaTTACACGTTGTACTCAAGTTTAGTGATTGCATAAAGGCTTCTACAAGTCATTATATGCTAGTGGTTTATGTCTATTTAATTTGTGTAACGAGAGTGATGTAAGATTGTGGGATATAACACTGGAACATTCATTGTAACTGAACAATGTCATATATATGTTGTTACTGCCTTCATTCTGTGTAAACATAGTTACTTTTGTTACTTCAGTATCCAAACTTTTGTCATGAGAACACTGAAACTGGCCAGTTTAGTTAAAATGcttgtgtttaaattttttttttttgctctccaGCTTTTATTAGTTCTCTTAACTTTTTTACAATCATTTTGTGTGttgtaataattaatgtttatttacctGTTAGATATCAGTGGATATGTATTCTGGAATATCATATTATACTACTAATATGTAGACTTTttgagggaaaaaaaaagtttataaattaatgtacACAATATTAATGAGATTGTTCAAAAGTGTTAAgttgaattttgtgttaaactagATTTGATTTTTTCACACAAGTGTATGAACTAAAATGCatacataaacatttgtttttttgcttGTGGTGTTACTAGGTTTTTCTCCGCATACAGTGTCTTCACAATTTTGGCCAGTTATTAGCTAGGCTCCCAAAGACAGGAGTCAATTTTAACTCTGAAAAAGAATGCTTTACTGCAAGTAGCACAGAAAAAAGTTTCAGTGGAGCTGTAAGTACTGAGGCTGTAagtttataacaatttaaatgttattgtgttattgactagttactggtgtccatctctaaatgttactgtgttgttgactagttactggtgtccatctctaaatgttattgtgttattgactagttactggtgtccatctctaaatgttattgtgttattgactagttactggtgtccatctctaaatgttattgtgttattgactagttactggtgtccatctctaaatgttattgtgttattgactagttactggtgtccatctctaaatgttattgtgttattgactagttactggtgtccatctctttTTCATAACTGTTTCTTTGTACACttctcttttgttctttttttctgtttctgttataagcattaatGATAAaccaaaaatttgaatttgatgCCGACTGaagaaatgtgtaaatattatgataagacagTTAAAGAGTAagtgaatatttgtttgaaacttcCTGATGAAACCATAAACAACAGAAGagttttggagaaagaaaacTAACACTGGAAGTTTTTGTCTGACTTGTATGCACCATTATTCCAAAAACTgaattgtgaattttttattaactttagagAAGTATTGAATTAATTTCATACTTCTGTTTTATGTCATTACACAAGAAGAAACCTTGCACTAATTActaaatgatatatatgtatatatataaatgtatgtgtgtgtgtgtgtgtatagtttctAGGCAAAGATGAGACTTGTTTAGTTTAGTGCCTGGGTTTTAACAAGcagaataaattactttgtttttatttaacctgttaaattttattcaggtatttgttgttttcaagagtattttttagtgttaatcttttgaattaattatatttctcagGGAGTTGAGCAACCTGTAGGTCAAAGAAAACAGATGATGTGGAACATGGCTCATCTGTGGTTGAAGGTAGGaatgttgtgaaaaatatattgtcatGACTCTATagtattattacaaatgtaaatatatgttaaCTGTCTTATGTTGTATAAAGCATATCAGTTTATgatgtctatttattttttatatattttttgttcttgtttgcaAATTCTACTtgactaatattttaatgttagtgAATTTTCCTTTAGTatacaaattttttaaataatgaaacatatcagtaatatttttttgaTTCATATGTCTAATATTTCACTGATATGGGTATGTGGATCTAGGCTGATGTGAATGATTTGGAATCTAAAGTGAAAGGAGGAGGATTTCCCCAACTTTCCCCTTATCTGGTTCCTGACATTAGCTCCTTCTGTCAACATTTGGCATTGTTAAAGCAGCTGAGATTATCCAAGAGATTTGTTATTGTGCCATCTGTTGGTAAGTACATTCAGTAGCACAGTTTACTTCCACTATTAGTTTTTGCttcgtaattaataaataaaactgaaggtTATAGATACTCTTGTTGAGTCAAGTTACTCAGCACAATAtgaaagtcaaacatagaaaaTTGTGTTATTCCCTTCTTACTCAGAGAGGTTGTTCCACTATTACTTCTAGAACCTTCTAAATGTGTGTtgaaagtttttaatacaaatttgtatttcatctgctattttctcaatttttaacACTATATGGGTGCTCTCTGTTTGACTGGCCTTGTAACCAACACAACAAAACATGATATCTTAATTATCCTTTCCTTCTTTTTAGGATGACTGCAGATTTCAgcagaaaattacaattatttatcctaaatgGCAACAAGCTTGTAACAGTGtacttctgtttttaattttgttgttttgtttctcttttattcatGCTTCATTATAATCTATAGTAACAAAGTGCAgggaatttattttaaaaacaattaggaTACGTCACCTATCATCTAACAACATATATTCTTTGTGCATTCCTCAAGGCAACAAAATTcccatttacctttttttttaatctaacctattaaatttttaatttgtacattttaggactttttggttaaagtttacacatctataaaaaaaagtaacatgttaaagaaaaaaattcaacactTCAGGATTGAAACCTTTTTGATCTTGGAAGCTGATCTTCATCGAACCTAAGTTGGTTGTcccaaaaataattgtataattttcaaatactcaTTTTGGAAATAAAGTTCAAAGAGTAAACCAGAATTACTCATACTTATCTTTCTTTCTAACTTACCTACTTATGAAAaggtttaaaacatttcattacctAGTGGAATACTGATATCCTTttactaaaatgaaacaaagacaTTACAGTCACGTAGGTCATAGAATGgcttttttattggttataaatatgtaatgttaacaagaaagcatgagtaaataaataatttagaaagagATCAgacattcttattttaatttctggcCTGTTACTATCTGTTATCAGAGTATCTAATTATGGAATATTGTAACACTTAAAGGGAAGAAAGAAagcttaaaacaaataattcagagCTAAAAGGTATTGTGTGACATGtagaaataaagattaaaaattgacataaatatatCCTTTTTAAACTAATTGAAACTTGAATTGTAAATTATGTATTGATGCCAAGCATTTTCACGTGCATtgacaataaagttgtttaattgcATTTTAACTGTAACTTAGTAAAAGTTATGATGTGCACTGAACACCACTATATGACTTGAAGCAATAATTCAGAGTTCAATAttcattaagtattttttttctccTAATTATAAgtgctttttttgtgtgtgtggcaAATGTAAGACATGATAGTTTGAATGTGATTTTATTAAAACTCCTTCTTTGTTTCCTCACTTGTTATTAGTGACAGCTGGTCTTGATGAACGTAAGAAAGAAAGTGGGAGCAAGAGAAGCAATTAGGTGGCTGGAAAATGAACTGAGGCATGGAACTAGGTGAGTAACgttttttagtttttactgaATAACCTACAAGTAAAAATGTTGTGTTGGAATACAAGAAAATGTCtgcaaaagtataatatttatccaaccatatatttttatattcagttaaaaaaaattaaaaactaacatgtAATATACGTATATTGTGTGGGAAAAAATACTTTGATTCTGTAACCTCCATTATTTTGGTTAAATAATTcatagtttataatgttaaaaaccatGTTTTAATACCTGTGATGAGCGCAGCACTGAttggtagctcattgtgtagtttgatTTTAAACACTAACCCGTTACCATACTCTTTGGTTTGGAAGTATAATTTGTCAtcggttattattattattatttgtttgtttttttcaatttttctgtgCAAGTTTCATCTATGTTTTTATTCCCAATcttgaaaattgaaaatattctttccaacttgtaaagaaaaaaaataatgccCTACGTCACGAATTGGAAATTATCTCTATTCTTATACTTGcacttgttatttcaaaattctaggcatagttaaaaacattctttatcttTCAGAAGTCACACTCCGTTTGTCACCTTGTaataattttcatctttcaaaaaaaaattaaattcaataaaactattactgctatttcttaatattttcagcTGGAAAATGATTGTTGTGAGGCAAATATTTTTGACTTAGTTATTACTTGCCATCATATCATTTATAAACATCTAACTAGGGTTACACTACCtctttgtttatttctgtatataaatatataataataaataaattggaaACATTGTTTTGAATTGGTTTGATAGTATAAAaggtactaatattgttgagtTTGTTTCTATGTATAAGTGTAATGATAATTAGGTTTAGGATATTTTCAAAACCTCattaaaaaaagagtaatttcaaGTAACCAATCTTGGATTGAAGACCAGAGCTTACAAGTGTCTCATCCTGGTCCTCTAGACAGAGGTTGGTGTCAAGGCCTAGAATGTTTAAACTAAGAGCAGTGGTGAGAATTTTGAAGACAAGACCACAGTCAGTAGTGCAGTTTTATTAAATGAGATAAGTTTGGCTTAAAATAGACACTTTTGATACAACCATAACAGTCATAAATAGAAAAGTCTTAAAGAATAGGCTAAATAAGTTTTTGGTCAAAACAAAGATAAGGTTTGCGTCTTTACAGAATATACTTTGTTATAGTGGTActcaaatgttttatgttactgccaataacaacaacagatacacaagttttacaaagTGCAGTCCATCCCAGAATTTTTTGGTTGGAATTTCATCTTAACATCTGATGTATTACAAAATGGGATACTTCTCTTTGACACtgtattgtgattattattattattattgcttgcctattaataataatagttagaAAAGAAGTaccatttgataaatatatttttataagctaTGTCACAAaaattaccagtttattacattttgtatagCATTGCCAAATCAATGTGAAAACTTTttctctaactttattgttattttgaactaAACCTCTGAAAATTAATGCAATGAATACCTGAGCACATCCCTGTAATATCAGGACTACAACACAGGAATCATTTTTCAGAGTTCCTTAACAACTATTGCCATCCTTTCATAGGTTTATCAGTGACttttggaaatttttttttttcttcaaatttagcTGTTGGTTATTTATTGAAGCCACTTGTGTGCATTTTACATGAAGAGaggttaaacaaaaatatttattaaatccgTTTATAATCTGTTTGGTCTCAATGATCTTTGCCTTTCATTTTAACACATTGGATTCTGTTTTTTCAACGGAGaaatttgaatatgcaaatttGACAATTTTgggctgaataaaaaaaaattaaaactgttcctTTAATTCTgagaatttttgtgtgtgtatgttttactAGGTACAGAGTATTACTAGTGACAAACAGAAGGTTAAATCTAAAATATGTGTGGTGTTTATCATACTACTCTTACTGTAGAAGTTTTACCTCAGAACTGCTTTCAGTATTGGTAAAGGTAATTCATCTTTCTTCagaaatttatattgattttaaaatagtgAACTTTGGTGTAGATAACTGATTTTCAGTGCAAACTGGGATGCATGAGACAGAAGAGACATATATCTTTgcttaagttataattattattgcaaGTAGAAATCCTATgctaaatgtaattttcatttaaacagTGACTCAAAATATGTATAAGGTATTTTTAATTGAGTACAGGTATCATACTTTAGTAACTTGGTATTCATTGAGCTACCACAATAAACAAATTCTGTAGTAGTCTTAGTTTTGAATGGATGTCGTAAATAACTTCTGGATACTTAGGTGAGAATCTCTGGTTTGTAACAAGGCAgtttaagttattgttatatgttatattagtATTTTCAAAATCAGTAACTTTTTCACACAAATAAGCTGTGAATGAAGTGCTTTTAAGTGAAGGATATTTCTGTCTATTATAAGTAAAATGCTGTTCCTTTCAAATTGgaatttcaaaatttgattttaattttttattaagatcattgatatttatgaatatcaaaaaccaaattatctatatttattgtaatcacagaaaaataaaaataaacaataactcaTAATAATTGCCTTTGCCTCTAACATTTTTTCGTTCTTCATGTTTTGATActgaatttatttacatttatacataCACAAGGTGCCTAGTTTGGTAAAAGATAacaaagtaacatatttaaatgATGAATTTATTCTGTTCTGTTTTTCTGTGACATTTCAGACATTTTTCAGGAAGTAAATACCATGTGACATAGAAACTGTCTATTTTGTGGTTAATATAAGAAACCTATTTTTTACTGGGTTGGATATTGCTGCAGCATATACTACACTGTTTTTATAGTACACATGAaatctttttaacattttagtaaTATGTGcacacaaaaatatgtatttaatttttagtaaatatgAGGCCTTTACTCTAACGTTTTAGCTTTCTTATTCATTTCTACCgtagatttttgtttatttcatttatttcttactttatgtaTTGATCAACACTTGCCACAATCAGGTCAAACTGTGAACATCATGATTTTTTTAGAGTTACATTcaagatttaattaaactatGTCGTTATTATGTATGAATAAAGTTggcatcaaaatttaattaatattttataaactttaagttcTTAACTTTACaaggatttatttttaaaatgcccAGTTTCTTTTGATATGAGAATGTGATACTTGCTTTTCAGGATTTTCTTCTTCTCtgatttatttatcaactctctgaaaagtacaaaatttaacataaattactcattatgatATAGATATTACTTaggcaaaacataattttcataacTTTCTTGTTACTTATttacagagccataaactagaaaatcagaaccACCTTGCAACACCCATCTGTCATATCCTGTCTTACACAAATTGCCAATAGTTCACTTGGATATTTTAtaccatattatttataatgaatggaAAGCCAAAGCTGTAATCTATAAAATGACGTAATTTTGTACATTGTCTGTTTCcatttttagtttcacatttgTTCTCACTGGCATCACATCAACAAGCTCAGCTGGATTTTGAGGCTCttatcacatagttagaaagccggaaaaattatgataattattgGAGATGTGTAATTCATccatgtaatttttctttattttctggtgtacatcatataataacaattaataagttAGATGAGGTAAGATaaagagaaacaataataaacattctTCACAAGATTTTTCTTACTGTTATGTAATTTGATATGGTAATTTAAGCTTTGAGTTTCCAAGTAACTTACTACTTGTATGTGATGGGATTATTAGTTGGAggcagttcaaagggcaataaaatttaagtaaaaacatgTCTACTGTTTAAATGTAGTTTGATGTTACATGTGAAGTTGCTTgagaatgaaaaatgaaaagataatttaGGTCAACCTTGTATATAAGGTgctgaaaagtaaattttataattattgaaaaggtttttagagattacataaattagtaaattttcaaatgaataaaagtatttttaattttaacatgaaagtcactttgcacttggactagttaataaaactacTTGATAAATTTAGAGGCAAACCTTTATTAAcaagtacttcattaaaaatatgtattttttatatacagaggtcttgtaatgtttactgccAAATTGtgtgaaaatactaaaatattaaaagtaatagtatggaaatgataatgagtataaaatggttacaaacttgGTTTATTTGACCGAGCTCATGTGAATAAGATTAATTAAAAGCAGCTACATACATTTTTGTTACCAATATGGTTTACACACTTCCAATTCCATCTGGAAGGTGCACAAATCCCTTTGGTAGCTGAAATCAAGTTCTTAGGACTTCTTCTTGACagtaagctgacttttattccaCATATTAATTAGCTTAAAGACAAATATACAACAGTACTGAATATGCTTTGCATCCTcttttccacctcttggggagctgATAAGTGCTCTGTACTTAAGATCTATAATTTTATCTAAGAAGGACTGTCAGTCTCTAGACTGTACTTCATCCAGGGGCTTCCTGCATTTcaccagtccagagtttgtaaacAAAATCATATGAAGATTACTTCTCGTATGTTTTCAAGTATctttaaattatgttataaagCTCTGACCTCTGCCACAGTATCCCATCTGCCATTGTATCTTTATGCCTTATTGGGCTATGTATTTTGCAGATAGGTAGTCTAAGATTTATACCTTTGGCCTCCGTATTTAGGCAAAGTTGACTGAGATGATTCTGACATTTCATCCTACTACAGAATCTTATATTCAGCTCATCTCACCATGGATTTTTGCTTTCTCCACTTGTTATTCCTTGAGTCACCTAAAGAACTTGGATACTTCTGCCTGAAAGCACAGTGGCATTTATTTAAGAAACACTTTtcaagttactttttttttacagataactCAATATCAGTTGACCATGGGTTCATCTGTGGTTTGCAACAACTTTGTATTAGTTTAACAGTTTCCTTTGTGCTCTGTGTTCATTATTCAGTTGTATGTAATATCACTTGCTCTGAAATATATAGAAGTTAGCACTACTCTAATTGTATAATCTCTACTGACTCTCTTAATACTATGAAGGCTGTGAAACCACTTAATATTAGTTCTCATTAAGTTGTCTTGAGTGTTGTAAAATGAATGTACTATTTCTCCCTATCACTTCTTTCTGTACAGTTTTTTAGCCAGCCATTTCTCACCTTTTTAACCATTCCAATCATGATCATTTGTTATGCCTGTTAGGACTCTGTAGTGTTAAGTGACTCATACTGACTCATATCGACGTGCTAAGAATCAATTGTTCATATATTGGATCCTTTGTTTTCCTGTGACTTATCTTCCATTACCTTCATAAGGTGGCTTTGTAAATGATTTACATAAGcctataataaattatcattacagAAGAGGAATCTTCTGTAGGTTGCATCTTACTAGATTCATCATATTTCTGTTATTAACCATCCCAGTTGAATTGCCCTCTATAAGACATTGAGTGGGCTCATATGTGGACTACTACTACTAATTTTCTATTTCAGTTCTTACATTATCTGGCAGTTTCCTTTTCTGAATGCTTTCAACTAAACAATGTACCTATTTTTACTACATCTGTTAGACTCTAACAGGTAATTTTCTCAATCGTATAGTATTTCATTCCAGTATACCTTTATTTTTTGCTGGATCCCTTCTCTGTTTCACACTAACAACAATTTTGATTATAATTACTATGGGCTGCAACAGGCTGTGTtgaaatgaggtgttccataagactaTCTAGACACATATTGGATGGTATCACCTTATTATGGACTGCCACTCATGGACAATCACAAGTAGAGCTAAAGGAAATCCTGGTTGTCCCTGCCTATTATCAGGTTGTATAAACTGGGATCAGTTTACTTTCAGACATGTAGGAAACTTGGTTCACATATTGCACAGATTTTAGAGTACTGTTCCTCAGGTCCCTCCAATGCTTTTTATCTCCCAGACGTTACCAGTGATCCTTGGGAGTCCGTACCAACCCCAGTTTTCTGTTGTTGAAGTGGCAGACAAAAGCTTTTCCTTCAGATTGTTTGAGCATGTTTCTCCACTCTAGGAGAAGAGGGCAAAGTGGGGGGGCCTTCATACTTTGTTTTCTCCAAGTGTAAGTGGGAGTGGCACCAGCCTCCACGGGAGTGTACTTGTAATTCCAGTTCagatttaacacaaagctatctGGTTGGTGAGTGCATGGCCATCCTATTTTATCAATGTTGATTTCATTTATTGTTCATGGAAGGTGATCCACTATCTTCTCATAATTCTGAAAGTGAAGTGGTCCTATTCTAggtccttggttgagcacaggTACCATGGAGGCATCCTCATGGATgggttctatatatatatatatatatatatatttataaccattCTGTTCAAAATACAGCAATGGTGTTCTGATGGTGTAAAGAGTATACCATCCCTTAAATTGAGTGGCATCATAGAATTAAACATCTAAATGCAGTTCTCCTCTTCAATTGGATGTGCTCATCCTATCCTCATGCAGATGTTTGGATCCTGCAGGCTGGTTTTTGAATATCAAGAGAGCCAATCAACTTTAGTCCTCACACAGGATTGGGGTTGTCTATCTGTCTCCCTTGATTCTTCCTTCTGTGAATTGGGTAATGGAAAGTAAGCAGTATatttctgtttctgtcttggGCACTCCCTCATTCTCTCATGAGATATGGATGTTACTGACCTTTGAATGTTTTGGCACAGTCCTACAGTGACAGGAGTTTATTGCTTGCAGTGAGCTTCCAGCAAATACAGGATGACACATTTCCAGATTTCTGGGTCAATCCTGTATCATGCCCTGGAGTCTGTGTTTACCTCACATCCATGATTTTAGGGCCTGAAATGACTGTGATGATCCTTGCCTTACCTTCAAGCAAATGTCAGTACCCAGCGAGGAAGTTTTAGATGTGGTTAACATGATAAATATGAGTTGGTTACGTTTGTGTCTGACATCTTAATTAGATGAACACAATCCTCCTATGGCAGTTCCTGGAGGGGGCATATAGATACAAGCCAACTTTAGTTGAAACTGGCACAAAGTGTATGTAGAATAAACAGACATACAAGTGAATCACACTTctgctttatatatttatattaataatattttaatataatagccTACATTTAATCCTCATGTTAAGGTTagcagtttaatttttaacatttctaacaAAGGTGAAGAATTGCATATTGTGTTACATAATCTAACAGCTgttcagttttaattaaattataataaatggttTCAGCTTGAGTTTTGAGTTAAAAGTTCAAATATGTCTTATGAGAGAAGCGtaaggtaaaattattttcaaactttcttcACTAAAGTTTGAAATACGTTTCTCTATTTTATTAAGCTTATGATATATATAAGAAGATTGTGATAGTAAAcatatatactgttactttataaattgGGAGACTACTGTCAGGCAATATTTTCTGAAGATGGACTTCTCTATGAAGCATGTGTTATGAGTACTAATGAACAAGAAGGGACATGTGTTGTTCACTTTCTTGGGTATGGTAATGAGGAAGAAGTTTGGATTGGAGATCTTCTTGCATCTCAAGGAAAGCATGCAAGAGCACAGCAGGAACTTGCAGCCCAAGGTTATTTTGCTGATAACATTGATGTGGAGGTAAAATATGCATACTCAGTCAGTAATTTAAGACttgtataacattatacatttatatatatttattatattgacctttaagTCATTGCTAACCTACATCACAGAAGCTACAAGGATGCAGCACATGTGCACCCATCTTACTGTATCCAAGagcataaaactgacctttagtcatCACAAAGTTACCTATCTTGGCTGAGCTTTAGTGGGctaatattttcagttatatatgtattatcattactacaattaacaaatatgtttttaaacttatttcttttgtaaaatatagaactgtaaataaagaagtaaagcaaacaattatctcttccagttacaacctttgtactgAGTTGCTGTTTGCCTTAGGTTGCTAAGATTTAAGAAACTTCACACGTGGAAgatgagaaattaaataatttttaaaggttttatatatatatatacatttgaataaccaaaaatttataaattactatattgataccattataatttatcaagtgtagtaactaaactgtatttgggtcttaaagaatatgaaatttcaaacaggCTAAAGACCCAACTTACCAGCACAAAGTAATACTtgaaaatggttgagaaaacTACTTGAGGGATATTTTAAGCTTTTGATTAGATATTCACAAGATGTAAGTGCATATAAGGACCTGTTTTCAAACATGGGAAGAGGTGAGTAGAGccactgtgtttaattcagtatatgaattatatatcagcaaatagaaaagataggaggttcttatttcatattctagcttctcagtatcagtaatttgagttcctaatttgtacaaaacaataagCTTCGTACTTGGACACCCAatctgaaccaatgctgcatttaacataccttgtgacacacagaaatcaatgtttaaaagtgttttttaatatttattttaaattaagaaatcaaataatgtataatatgaaaatttacag
Proteins encoded:
- the LOC143242425 gene encoding nonsense-mediated mRNA decay factor SMG5-like; its protein translation is MLKLVIQFLSVDSADSPMWLCYQKNTRAISISKRSLVEQELTPSVVEVIKIINQEGLLPGIKVVADWLIINSDIIVTYGEVFLRIQCLHNFGQLLARLPKTGVNFNSEKECFTASSTEKSFSGAVSTEAGVEQPVGQRKQMMWNMAHLWLKADVNDLESKVKGGGFPQLSPYLVPDISSFCQHLALLKQLRLSKRFVIVPSVVTAGLDERKKESGSKRSN